From the genome of Eucalyptus grandis isolate ANBG69807.140 chromosome 2, ASM1654582v1, whole genome shotgun sequence, one region includes:
- the LOC104433398 gene encoding LOW QUALITY PROTEIN: probable inactive purple acid phosphatase 2 (The sequence of the model RefSeq protein was modified relative to this genomic sequence to represent the inferred CDS: inserted 1 base in 1 codon), with translation MIPLLVISLLSLLDPSTESAPSLSISPKILSKSGDPIRIRWSGVDSPSSLDWLGVYSPPDSPHDLFIGYVFLSSDPAHLSSGSGSVSLPLPNLRSNYSFRIFRWSETEVDRTRLDHDHNPLPGAKHFLGASEEAGFEPGRGPEQVHLSYTDREDEMRVMFVAEDGGRRYVRYGKXRGKMGELATARAGRYERDDMCDAPANDSVGWRDPGWTHDAVMRNLKGGVRYYYQVGSDSGGWSETYSFMPRAKDSDETIAFLFGDMGTATPYTTFYRTQDESITTIKWILRDIEALGNRPSFVSHIGDISYARGYSWLWDHFFTQIEPVAAQVPYHVCIGNHEYDWPSQPWKPQWARTIYGTDGGGECGVPYSLRFNMPGNSSEPTGMKAPATRNLYYSFDMGVVHFLYMSTETNFLPGSKQYDFIKADLESVDRKKTPFVIVQGHRPMYTTSYESNDRPIREKMMEHLEPLLVKNKVTLVLWGHVHRYERFCPINNFTCGSTDPAKDNWEALPIHIVIGMAGQDWQPIWQPRPDHLTDPIYPQPQRSLYRGGEFGYTRLVATREKLVLSYVGNHDGEVHDTVEILASGEVLNSGTSGAEPNIEAPESFFSWFVKGASVLMLGAFVGYILGYISHARREAASQRSWTPVKSDDV, from the exons ATGATCCCTCTTCTCGtcatctccctcctctccctcctcgaCCCATCAACCGAATCCGCACCCTCCCTGTCCATCTCCCCCAAGATCCTCTCCAAATCCGGCGACCCGATCCGGATCCGATGGTCCGGCGTCGACTCCCCCTCCAGCCTCGACTGGCTCGGCGTCTACTCCCCTCCCGACTCCCCGCACGACCTCTTCATCGGCTACGTCTTCCTCTCCTCCGACCCGGCCCACCTCTCCTCCGGGTCGGGCTCCGTCTCCCTCCCCTTGCCCAACCTCCGCTCCAACTACTCCTTCCGAATCTTCCGGTGGTCCGAGACCGAGGTCGACCGCACCCGGCTCGACCACGACCACAACCCCCTGCCGGGCGCGAAGCACTTCCTCGGCGCCTCCGAGGAGGCCGGGTTCGAGCCGGGCCGCGGACCGGAGCAGGTCCACCTGTCGTACACGGATCGGGAGGATGAGATGCGGGTCATGTTCGTGGCTGAGGACGGCGGCCGGAGGTACGTCAGGTacggga agagagggaagatggGCGAGTTGGCGACGGCGCGTGCGGGGAGGTACGAGAGGGACGACATGTGCGACGCGCCGGCGAACGATAGCGTCGGGTGGAGGGATCCTGGGTGGACTCATGATGCGGTCATGAGGAATTTGAAGGGTGGAGTGAGGTATTATTATCAG GTTGGGAGCGACTCTGGTGGTTGGAGTGAAACGTACAGCTTTATGCCTAGGGCTAAAGACTCGGATGAGACGATAGCATTTTTATTTGGAGATATGGGAACTGCAACACCATACACGACATTCTACCGCACACAAGATGAGAGCATAACGACCATAAAGTGGATCCTCCGTGACATTGAAGCTCTAGGGAACAGGCCAAGTTTTGTGTCTCACATTGGAGATATCAGCTATGCAAGAGGTTACTCTTGGTTGTGGGACCATTTCTTCACTCAGATCGAGCCCGTCGCTGCCCAAGTTCCATACCATGTGTGTATTGGCAATCATGAGTATGATTGGCCATCGCAACCTTGGAAGCCCCAGTGGGCCCGAACGATATATGGAACAGACGGGGGAGGTGAATGTGGAGTACCTTACAGCCTTAGGTTCAACATGCCTGGCAATTCCTCGGAACCCACTGGAATGAAGGCCCCGGCCACCCGGAACCTGTACTACTCATTTGATATGGGAGTGGTCCACTTTCTTTACATGTCTACTGAGACTAATTTTCTTCCTGGAAGCAAGCAGTATGATTTCATAAAGGCTGATTTGGAATCGGTGGATCGGAAGAAGACTCCTTTTGTGATAGTTCAAGGGCATAGACCAATGTACACGACAAGCTATGAATCTAATGATAGACCCATTAGGGAGAAAATGATGGAGCACTTAGAACCTTTGCTCGTGAAGAATAAAGTGACCCTTGTGTTGTGGGGCCACGTACATAGATATGAAAGGTTTTGTCCAATTAATAACTTCACCTGTGGAAGTACAGATCCAGCCAAGGATAATTGGGAGGCACTGCCAATTCACATTGTGATTGGAATGGCAGGCCAAGATTGGCAACCCATCTGGCAGCCCAGACCAGATCATCTGACTGATCCTATTTACCCACAACCTCAAAGGTCATTGTACCGAGGGGGTGAGTTCGGGTACACTAGGTTGGTAGCTACTAGGGAGAAGCTTGTGCTTTCTTATGTCGGAAATCATGATGGCGAGGTGCATGACACAGTGGAAATTCTGGCATCTGGAGAGGTTCTTAACAGTGGTACTAGTGGTGCTGAACCTAACATAGAGGCACCTGAGTCCTTTTTCTCGTGGTTTGTTAAAGGTGCGAGCGTGTTGATGCTTGGAGCATTCGTGGGGTATATTCTTGGTTATATTTCACATGCCAGGAGAGAAGCTGCGTCCCAAAGGAGCTGGACCCCTGTGAAGAGCGATGATGTATGA